One segment of Sesamum indicum cultivar Zhongzhi No. 13 linkage group LG4, S_indicum_v1.0, whole genome shotgun sequence DNA contains the following:
- the LOC105160929 gene encoding 7-deoxyloganetic acid glucosyltransferase-like, protein MSQNPRPPHVLIFPLPLQGPVNSTLKLAELLCLAHIDVTFLVTDHIHARLLRHSNIQTRFSSYPGFRIQTISDGLPEAHPRGDRFLELFDSLKSKTKPLFKEVLRCGGFSCVIADGILGFTCDVANEVRVPIFYIRTISAACLWVFFCIPKIIEAGEIPFEGDDLDILVKSVPGMERYLRRRDLPSFCRSGDLADPNIQLYKTESEENPRAYGLILNTFEELEGPILAEMRSMCPNIYTIGPLHAHLKAKLAAKATSPTAFSNSLWEEDRSCIAWLDSQPPKSVIYVSFGSLAVTTSNQLMEFWHGLVNSGQRFLWVIRPDSIAAKSWESEVPVELSKATKERGYIVGWTPQEEVLAHPSVGGFLTHSGWNSTLESIYEGVPMICWPYFIDQQVNSRLVEEAWKLGLDMKDTCDRSIIEKMVRSLMDVGKEKFLERADQMAKSAKRCLSNGGSSHNNFERLVEDIKSMSAPVPYE, encoded by the exons ATGTCTCAAAACCCACGCCCACCTCACGTGCTCATCTTCCCTCTACCTCTCCAAGGCCCCGTCAACTCAACCCTCAAGCTCGCCGAGCTCCTCTGCCTTGCCCACATAGACGTCACGTTCCTAGTCACCGACCACATCCACGCCCGCCTCCTGCGCCACTCCAACATCCAAACCCGCTTCAGCTCCTACCCGGGATTCCGAATCCAGACGATCTCAGATGGGCTGCCGGAAGCCCACCCCCGGGGCGACCGCTTCCTGGAGCTCTTCGACTCCCTGAAGAGCAAGACTAAGCCGCTGTTCAAGGAGGTGCTGCGCTGTGGAGGGTTTTCCTGTGTTATAGCTGATGGGATTCTGGGTTTTACTTGTGACGTTGCTAATGAAGTCAGGGTTCCGATTTTCTATATCAGGACGATCAGCGCTGCCTGTCTTTGGGTGTTCTTCTGTATTCCCAAAATCATCGAAGCTGGAGAGATTCCTTTTGAAG GAGATGACTTGGATATATTGGTAAAGAGTGTTCCAGGCATGGAAAGATACCTCCGGCGTCGAGATTTGCCGAGTTTTTGTCGGTCCGGTGATTTAGCTGATCCAAATATTCAACTGTATAAGACGGAGAGCGAAGAAAATCCCCGAGCCTACGGTCTCATTCTCAACACATTTGAGGAACTCGAAGGTCCAATTCTTGCGGAGATGCGTAGCATGTGTCCAAATATTTATACCATTGGACCACTCCACGCGCATTTGAAAGCCAAACTAGCGGCAAAAGCAACGTCGCCGACAGCGTTTTCAAATAGCTTATGGGAAGAGGACAGGTCCTGTATCGCATGGCTCGATTCTCAACCGCCCAAGTCAGTGATCTATGTGAGCTTTGGGAGTCTAGCAGTTACGACAAGCAATCAACTAATGGAATTCTGGCACGGTTTGGTAAATAGCGGCCAACGTTTCCTATGGGTCATAAGGCCGGACTCTATTGCAGCGAAAAGCTGGGAAAGTGAAGTTCCGGTGGAACTATCAAAAGCTACAAAAGAGAGGGGATACATTGTCGGTTGGACGCCTCAAGAGGAGGTCTTGGCCCATCCGTCTGTTGGAGGGTTTTTGACTCACAGTGGATGGAACTCGACTCTGGAGAGCATATACGAGGGGGTGCCGATGATATGCTGGCCCTATTTCATCGATCAACAGGTAAATAGTAGGTTGGTTGAGGAGGCGTGGAAGCTGGGATTGGACATGAAAGACACTTGCGATAGAAGTATAATCGAGAAAATGGTCAGGAGCCTTATGGATGTGGGGAAAGAGAAGTTTCTGGAGAGGGCCGATCAAATGGCGAAATCGGCTAAACGATGCTTGAGCAACGGTGGGTCATCGCATAATAATTTCGAGCGTCTTGTAGAAGACATAAAGTCAATGAGCGCACCAGTCCCTTATGAGTGA
- the LOC105160930 gene encoding pentatricopeptide repeat-containing protein At4g21190: MLSLRHPLATISMRLDSVKLGRNRCPCLVECAAKGPRPRYPRVWRTKKKIGTISKSLKLVECIKGLSNVKEEVYGALDSFIAWELEFPLITVKKALKNLENEKEWKRIIQVTKWMLSKGQGRTMGTYYILLNALAEDGRLDEAEELWLTLFSENLESMPRIFFERMISIYYQREMHEKMFEIFADMEELGIRPTMSIVTMVGDVFKKLDMLDKYEKLKKKYPPPKWEYRYIKGKRVKIRTKYHVQIDTDSKAKTSATEANSESWEVHENTDVSFDDCDEADNFYLPETAGSSNTD; this comes from the exons aTGCTGAGTTTGAGGCATCCTCTGGCCACTATCAGTATGAGATTAGATTCAGTCAAGCTTGGGAGGAATCGCTGTCCATGTCTGGTG GAATGTGCTGCTAAAGGTCCTCGACCAAGATATCCTCGTGTATGgagaacaaaaaagaagatagGGACCATTTCAAAGTCTCTGAAGCTTGTTGAATGT ATAAAGGGATTATCAAATGTCAAAGAGGAAGTATATGGTGCACTTGATTCTTTCATTGCTTGGGAATTAGAATTCCCCTTGATCACAGTGAAGAAAGCTTTAAAAAACCTTGAGAATGAAAAGGAGTGGAAGAGGATAATTCAG GTGACAAAATGGATGCTAAGCAAAGGTCAAGGAAGAACGATGGGGACCTATTACATATTGCTGAATGCTTTGGCTGAGGATGGAAGGCTTGATGAGGCTGAAGAGCTATGGCTGACATTATTTTCCGAGAACTTGGAAAGCATGCCACGTATCTTCTTTGAAAGAATGATTTCTATCTACTATCAACGAGAAATGCACGAAAAAATGTTTGAG ATATTTGCAGACATGGAAGAGCTTGGTATCCGGCCGACTATGTCAATAGTTACGATGGTTGGAGATGTTTTCAAGAAACTTGACATGCTGGACAAAtatgagaaattgaaaaagaaatatcctCCACCAAAATGGGAATACCGCTATATTAAAGGTAAGCGTGTcaaaattagaacaaaataCCATGTCCAAATTGATACCGATAGCAAGGCAAAAACATCTGCTACAGAAGCTAATAGTGAGTCATGGGAAGTGCATGAGAATACAGATGTTAGTTTTGATGACTGTGATGAGGCTGATAACTTTTATCTGCCTGAAACTGCTGGCTCATCCAATACAGATTGa